The Anaerolineae bacterium genome includes a window with the following:
- the amrS gene encoding AmmeMemoRadiSam system radical SAM enzyme, whose product MHEAMLYEKLPEAVVRCFLCEHRCVIRPGRRGICAVRENQDGTLYTLVYGMVISQAVDPIEKKPLFHFLPGSTSYSIATPGCNFRCRFCQNAQISQLPRLSDFWGQETATPSEIVSAARRHGCRSISYTYTEPTIFLEFAYDVMVRAKAAGLRNVWVTNGYMTPECLDIIAPPDQSDPLLDAANVDLKAWSDTFYRQYAGARLDPVLQSLRLMKQRGVWVEVTTLIIPGLNDNEEELKELAGFIKEDLGADTPWHVSRFHPSFELLDRPPTPVQTLQLARRIGLEAGLHYVYLGNVPGTGGEDTSCFGCGCALLQRRGFQVLADRIAQGACPQCGAQVPGVWE is encoded by the coding sequence ATGCACGAGGCAATGTTATACGAGAAGCTGCCAGAAGCGGTGGTTCGCTGCTTCCTCTGCGAACACCGCTGCGTGATCCGCCCCGGCCGCAGAGGAATCTGCGCTGTGAGAGAGAATCAGGATGGCACCCTCTACACCCTGGTGTATGGGATGGTGATCTCGCAGGCAGTGGACCCGATAGAGAAAAAGCCACTCTTTCACTTTCTGCCGGGCTCTACCTCGTACTCCATCGCCACCCCGGGGTGCAACTTCCGCTGCCGTTTCTGCCAAAACGCCCAGATCTCCCAGTTGCCCCGCCTCTCAGATTTCTGGGGTCAGGAGACGGCCACTCCCAGCGAGATCGTGAGCGCTGCCAGGCGACACGGCTGCCGCAGCATTTCGTACACGTATACCGAGCCCACGATCTTCCTCGAGTTCGCCTACGACGTCATGGTTAGGGCAAAGGCGGCCGGCTTGCGCAACGTCTGGGTAACCAACGGGTACATGACTCCCGAGTGCCTAGACATCATCGCTCCGCCGGACCAGTCCGACCCCCTTCTGGATGCGGCCAACGTGGACCTGAAAGCCTGGAGCGATACTTTCTACCGGCAGTATGCAGGCGCGCGCCTGGACCCGGTGTTACAGAGCCTGCGCCTCATGAAGCAGCGGGGCGTATGGGTAGAGGTGACTACCCTGATCATACCCGGACTCAACGACAATGAGGAGGAGCTGAAGGAGTTGGCCGGTTTCATCAAGGAGGACCTGGGCGCCGATACCCCGTGGCACGTGTCCCGGTTCCATCCTTCCTTCGAGCTCTTGGACCGCCCTCCGACACCGGTGCAGACTCTCCAGCTTGCCCGAAGGATAGGGCTAGAGGCGGGCCTGCATTACGTCTATCTGGGCAATGTCCCTGGAACCGGTGGCGAGGATACGTCCTGTTTCGGCTGCGGGTGTGCCCTGCTACAGAGACGAGGCTTCCAGGTGCTTGCCGACAGGATCGCCCAGGGCGCCTGCCCACAATGCGGAGCCCAGGTGCCGGGCGTGTGGGAGTGA
- a CDS encoding GNAT family N-acetyltransferase produces MLVRSHTRGCDIVRIRRMHETDIPAALALVRPQNWNQTEEDWLRFMALEPEGCFVAVIGGQVVGTTTTERFDRVGWIGMVTVAPERRGNGIGRALMQSAIAYLRGAGVRTVKLDATPMGRPLYDKLGFVPEYPLQRVVGRGRPLDAPGVRRYQGEPSVFDSIAELDRATYGVDRREMLRHLAHGWPELAAVHRTGDTVDGYVLGRHGHHYEHLGPMVALHADAAEALLRWGIAACGDRPAAFDHPVVNEVAVRLGRQYGFEPAREFTRMHLGSEPFLDRAEFLYASSGAEKG; encoded by the coding sequence ATGCTTGTCCGCAGTCACACGCGCGGATGCGACATTGTCCGCATCCGCCGCATGCACGAGACCGACATCCCGGCTGCACTGGCTCTAGTGCGGCCACAGAACTGGAATCAGACCGAGGAAGACTGGTTGCGGTTCATGGCACTGGAGCCGGAGGGCTGCTTCGTGGCCGTGATCGGCGGGCAGGTCGTGGGCACCACCACGACAGAGCGTTTCGATCGGGTGGGGTGGATCGGCATGGTCACTGTCGCTCCCGAGAGGCGAGGCAACGGGATCGGCAGAGCTCTGATGCAGTCGGCGATCGCCTACCTTCGGGGAGCAGGGGTGCGAACGGTCAAGCTGGACGCCACCCCCATGGGCCGGCCGCTGTACGACAAGCTGGGCTTCGTGCCGGAGTATCCCCTGCAGCGGGTCGTCGGCCGAGGCAGGCCCCTGGATGCTCCGGGCGTCCGCCGCTACCAGGGTGAACCCTCAGTGTTCGACAGCATTGCCGAGCTGGACCGTGCCACCTATGGCGTGGACCGGAGGGAGATGCTGCGGCATCTCGCCCACGGTTGGCCGGAACTGGCCGCCGTGCACCGAACCGGCGACACAGTGGACGGCTACGTGCTAGGTCGTCACGGCCACCACTACGAGCACCTGGGGCCTATGGTCGCCCTCCACGCGGACGCAGCAGAAGCTCTATTGCGCTGGGGGATCGCTGCCTGCGGTGACCGGCCGGCCGCCTTCGATCACCCGGTAGTGAACGAGGTAGCAGTGCGACTGGGCCGCCAGTACGGGTTCGAGCCCGCCCGCGAGTTCACCCGCATGCACCTGGGGAGCGAGCCCTTTCTGGACCGTGCCGAATTCCTGTACGCCAGCTCGGGCGCCGAGAAGGGCTAG
- a CDS encoding exo-alpha-sialidase: protein MAIGDRVVVARDDALYQSFPDVALADDGRLVAIYREADAHVATRSRLVLTDSHDGGRTWSEPRYLDAPMTLEGDGAVWNCPRLVRQSDGGLTALCDLSVCAPGPIRDGVPPPPERERRFRTFIWRSFDHGLTWSVRRPTRIQGLVPDRLLELTEDTWLVGSHYHSLRHFGTLTQIVTITYDAGENWTNTAIVAEVPGMQFCEGSVTRCPDGHLVCYLCENSMRSIPTHKCFSFDGGLHWSQPEPCGFVGHRPVAGMLRSGRVLVTYRDVRLLEPGGPDRRGAHTATAAWLGDPHDERSGRVLDLELDTSGVFGDYGYSGWTQLPDGRVFCVYHTRGEAPKSYIAGVWFRESDFSEPALAVGRRYF from the coding sequence ATGGCTATTGGAGACCGGGTGGTCGTGGCGCGAGACGACGCTCTGTATCAGTCGTTTCCAGATGTAGCCTTGGCCGACGATGGCAGGCTGGTAGCCATCTACCGCGAGGCCGATGCTCACGTTGCCACCCGCTCACGACTGGTGCTGACCGATAGCCACGATGGTGGGCGCACATGGAGCGAACCTCGGTACTTAGATGCTCCCATGACGCTGGAAGGCGACGGCGCTGTCTGGAACTGCCCCCGGTTGGTGCGCCAGAGCGATGGTGGGCTGACTGCTCTGTGCGACCTGTCAGTGTGCGCTCCTGGCCCGATCCGGGACGGCGTGCCACCGCCCCCCGAGCGAGAGCGGCGATTCCGGACCTTCATCTGGCGTAGCTTCGACCATGGCCTGACCTGGAGTGTGCGGCGCCCCACGCGGATACAGGGACTGGTCCCCGACCGCCTACTGGAACTGACGGAAGACACCTGGCTGGTGGGCAGCCATTACCACAGCCTGCGGCATTTCGGGACTCTCACCCAGATCGTGACTATCACCTACGATGCGGGAGAGAATTGGACCAACACCGCCATCGTGGCCGAGGTACCTGGTATGCAGTTCTGCGAAGGATCGGTCACCCGGTGCCCCGACGGTCATCTTGTCTGCTACTTGTGCGAGAACTCCATGCGCAGCATCCCCACCCACAAGTGCTTCTCGTTCGACGGGGGCTTGCATTGGTCGCAGCCGGAGCCCTGCGGGTTCGTCGGACATCGACCAGTGGCGGGAATGCTGCGCAGTGGGAGAGTGCTGGTAACCTACCGTGACGTGCGCCTCCTGGAGCCAGGCGGGCCCGACCGAAGGGGCGCGCACACGGCCACCGCGGCCTGGCTGGGGGACCCGCACGACGAGCGTAGCGGCCGGGTGCTCGACCTGGAGCTCGACACTTCTGGCGTCTTCGGAGATTACGGCTACTCTGGGTGGACCCAGTTGCCGGACGGCCGCGTGTTCTGCGTGTATCACACACGCGGGGAGGCCCCCAAGTCGTACATCGCCGGGGTGTGGTTCCGGGAGAGCGACTTCTCCGAACCGGCTCTGGCCGTGGGTCGCCGCTACTTCTGA